From a single Lactococcus allomyrinae genomic region:
- the rbsD gene encoding D-ribose pyranase: protein MKKNGILNSELAKIVDDLGHTDQVCIGDLGLPVPKNIKKIDLALKHGIPSFQEVLDIYLENVLVEKVFLAEEIKENNPDQLAVITDKFSAEVEIVFVSHEELKSMNTNVKAVVRTGEDTPYSNIILQSG from the coding sequence ATGAAAAAAAATGGAATATTAAATAGTGAACTTGCCAAAATTGTTGATGATCTGGGACATACGGATCAAGTTTGTATTGGAGATTTGGGTCTGCCTGTGCCAAAGAATATTAAAAAAATTGACCTTGCACTCAAGCATGGGATACCCAGTTTTCAGGAAGTTTTAGATATTTATCTAGAAAATGTACTGGTTGAAAAAGTATTTTTAGCTGAGGAAATCAAAGAAAATAACCCTGACCAGCTTGCTGTCATTACTGACAAATTTTCGGCAGAAGTTGAAATTGTTTTTGTCAGTCATGAAGAACTTAAATCCATGAATACCAATGTAAAAGCAGTGGTCAGAACAGGCGAAGATACACCGTATTCAAATATTATTTTACAATCGGGGTGA
- the rbsK gene encoding ribokinase yields the protein MGKITVVGSIAMDLVTRTLRVPKAGETVFGQDFSMVPGGKGANQAIAMARLTPHEVNMIGAIGTDAFGQSISENFEKNAVLFKNVGTIPQMTGIAQITLFDEDNRIIIIPGANNSVSTDSLKGSWEIIKNSELVVLQNEITHATNLAVAKFCRENGVKVLYNPAPARPTDLEMFDFVDYITPNEHECKALFPDDSLSSVLTKYPNKLIVTLGVAGVTFHDGQEVQLIPAIKAKVVDTTGAGDTFNGAFGFALTENLSVTDSVKFAVIASHLSVQKFGAQGGMPTLKEIKEHKNYEKKWNIK from the coding sequence ATGGGTAAAATAACAGTAGTTGGAAGTATTGCTATGGATTTGGTAACGCGCACTTTGCGTGTTCCTAAAGCTGGTGAAACAGTTTTTGGACAAGATTTTTCGATGGTTCCAGGAGGAAAAGGAGCCAATCAGGCAATTGCAATGGCAAGATTGACACCTCATGAGGTTAATATGATTGGGGCAATAGGTACTGACGCATTTGGTCAGAGTATTTCAGAAAATTTTGAGAAAAATGCTGTTCTTTTTAAAAATGTGGGAACGATACCACAAATGACAGGGATTGCTCAAATTACACTTTTTGACGAGGATAATCGCATCATCATCATTCCTGGTGCCAATAATTCTGTCAGTACTGACAGCTTAAAAGGAAGCTGGGAAATAATCAAAAATAGTGAATTAGTTGTCTTACAAAACGAAATTACACACGCGACCAATCTCGCTGTCGCCAAATTTTGTAGAGAAAACGGCGTAAAAGTCCTTTACAATCCAGCACCTGCTCGTCCAACAGACCTTGAAATGTTTGACTTTGTGGACTACATCACACCAAACGAGCATGAATGTAAAGCACTTTTCCCTGATGATAGCCTTTCGTCAGTGCTGACAAAATATCCCAACAAGCTGATAGTGACTTTGGGTGTGGCTGGTGTGACTTTCCATGACGGACAAGAAGTTCAACTCATTCCAGCTATAAAAGCAAAAGTTGTTGATACAACTGGCGCCGGTGATACTTTCAATGGAGCCTTTGGTTTTGCACTGACAGAAAATCTGTCAGTAACTGACAGCGTTAAATTTGCCGTCATTGCTTCTCATTTGTCTGTCCAAAAGTTTGGTGCTCAAGGTGGTATGCCAACATTAAAAGAGATAAAGGAACATAAAAATTATGAAAAAAAATGGAATATTAAATAG
- the purB gene encoding adenylosuccinate lyase, translating to MVISRYSRPEMANIWSEENKYKAWLEVEILADEAWAELGEIPHEDVKKIRENATFNIERILEIEQETRHDVVAFTRAVSESLGEERKWVHYGLTSTDVVDTAYGYLYKQANDILRHDLANFAEIVKNKALEHKYTVMMGRTHGVHAEPTTFGLKLATWYSEMKRNIERFEHAAAGVEAGKISGAVGTFANIPPFVEAYVCGKLGTRPQEISTQVLPRDLHAEYFQTLALISTSIERMATEIRGLQKSEQREVEEFFAKGQKGSSAMPHKRNPIGSENMTGLARVIRGHALTALENISLWHERDISHSSAERIIAPDTTELLDYQLNRFGNIVKNLTVFPENMKRNMDATFGLIYSQHVMLLLIEKGMTREAAYDLVQPLTAKSWDEQIMFRPLVEENSQVREFLTDEDIDAAFDYHYHLKRVDEIFDRVFD from the coding sequence GTGGTTATTAGTCGTTATTCACGTCCAGAAATGGCGAACATTTGGTCAGAAGAAAATAAATACAAAGCATGGCTCGAAGTTGAAATCCTTGCTGACGAAGCTTGGGCGGAACTAGGTGAAATTCCTCATGAAGATGTTAAGAAAATTCGAGAAAATGCAACTTTTAATATTGAGCGCATCCTCGAAATCGAGCAAGAAACGCGTCATGATGTGGTTGCTTTTACACGCGCGGTTTCTGAAAGTCTTGGAGAAGAACGTAAATGGGTTCATTATGGCTTGACTTCAACTGACGTTGTGGATACGGCTTATGGCTATCTTTATAAACAGGCGAATGATATTCTTCGACATGATTTAGCGAATTTTGCTGAGATTGTGAAGAATAAAGCCTTAGAGCATAAATACACCGTCATGATGGGACGGACACATGGTGTCCATGCAGAGCCGACAACTTTCGGCCTGAAGCTTGCCACTTGGTATAGCGAGATGAAGCGCAATATTGAGCGATTTGAGCACGCTGCCGCAGGAGTTGAAGCAGGTAAAATTTCAGGCGCAGTGGGGACTTTTGCGAATATTCCTCCCTTTGTTGAGGCGTATGTCTGTGGAAAACTAGGCACACGCCCGCAAGAGATTTCGACTCAAGTTTTGCCTCGAGATTTGCACGCTGAGTATTTTCAAACTTTGGCTTTGATTTCGACTTCTATTGAGCGGATGGCGACTGAGATTCGTGGTCTGCAAAAGTCTGAACAGCGTGAAGTTGAAGAATTTTTCGCTAAAGGTCAAAAAGGTTCATCGGCGATGCCGCATAAACGTAATCCCATTGGTTCTGAAAATATGACAGGACTTGCGCGCGTGATTCGTGGCCATGCTTTGACTGCGCTTGAAAATATAAGCCTATGGCACGAACGTGATATTAGTCATTCATCGGCGGAACGGATTATTGCGCCAGATACAACGGAGTTGCTTGATTATCAACTTAATCGTTTTGGCAATATCGTCAAAAATTTGACTGTTTTCCCTGAAAATATGAAACGCAATATGGATGCAACTTTTGGCTTGATTTATAGTCAGCACGTGATGTTACTCCTGATTGAAAAGGGAATGACACGTGAAGCTGCTTATGACCTCGTGCAACCGCTGACTGCAAAGTCTTGGGACGAACAAATCATGTTCCGTCCATTGGTTGAAGAAAATTCACAAGTTCGTGAATTTTTAACAGATGAAGATATTGATGCAGCTTTCGATTATCATTATCATCTTAAACGTGTGGATGAAATTTTTGACCGTGTTTTTGATTAA
- the aroD gene encoding type I 3-dehydroquinate dehydratase produces MRKTEIVVPLIIENVSDFDAISVSNYASADIVEWRADFLSVDDILILAPKVFEKFKNNKILFTIRTTSEGGNLKLSDKKYIQILEKILNFDPDYIDIEYFSHGRALSALTDFRQKIVLSYHNFDEMPTDLTTRLIKMHGEKTAFVKAAVMPEHECDVLDLLQITRDLTLEYGENFITMAMGDLGRISRISGYLTGSCWTFASLEKASAPGQIRLVEAEKILNLLEGNLF; encoded by the coding sequence ATGAGAAAGACTGAAATTGTAGTTCCCTTGATAATAGAAAATGTTTCAGACTTTGATGCTATTTCTGTAAGTAATTATGCCTCTGCTGATATTGTTGAATGGCGAGCAGATTTTTTATCAGTTGATGATATTCTAATATTGGCACCCAAAGTCTTTGAGAAGTTTAAGAATAATAAGATTTTATTTACAATAAGAACAACATCAGAAGGTGGAAATTTAAAACTTTCTGATAAAAAGTATATTCAGATATTAGAAAAAATACTGAATTTTGACCCTGATTATATTGATATCGAGTATTTTAGTCATGGACGAGCATTGTCAGCACTGACAGATTTTCGTCAGAAGATTGTCTTGTCTTATCATAACTTTGATGAGATGCCTACCGATTTGACCACTAGATTGATTAAAATGCACGGTGAGAAAACAGCATTCGTGAAAGCGGCAGTTATGCCAGAACATGAATGTGATGTTCTAGATTTATTACAGATTACACGAGATTTGACATTAGAGTATGGTGAGAATTTTATCACAATGGCTATGGGAGATTTGGGTAGAATTTCGAGAATTTCTGGATATTTGACGGGTTCATGCTGGACTTTTGCAAGTCTCGAAAAGGCGAGTGCACCTGGGCAGATAAGACTTGTTGAAGCTGAAAAAATATTAAATCTTTTAGAGGGAAATCTTTTTTAA
- a CDS encoding DUF2969 family protein — protein MSKKKDTELEVIDTATGAVINLGKKTIAEIKEEFGTFVVVMSGKEIAVARTFEDALEEAIKAYNLSI, from the coding sequence ATGTCAAAGAAAAAAGATACAGAACTTGAAGTTATTGATACGGCAACTGGTGCCGTAATTAATCTTGGTAAGAAAACCATTGCCGAAATTAAAGAAGAGTTTGGAACATTTGTGGTGGTGATGTCAGGTAAAGAAATTGCCGTTGCTCGAACATTTGAAGATGCTCTTGAGGAAGCAATTAAGGCTTATAATTTATCAATCTAA
- the trxA gene encoding thioredoxin, whose translation MEYNITDATFEEETKEGLVLIDFWATWCGPCRMQAPILEQLSEELDESELKICKMDVDENPATAQGFGIMSIPTLMFKKDGEEVKRIVGVQSKAQLKAVIAELS comes from the coding sequence ATGGAATACAATATTACAGATGCAACATTTGAAGAAGAAACAAAAGAAGGACTTGTTTTAATTGACTTTTGGGCAACTTGGTGTGGTCCATGTCGTATGCAAGCGCCAATTTTGGAACAACTTTCTGAAGAACTTGATGAATCAGAACTCAAAATTTGCAAGATGGATGTTGATGAAAATCCAGCAACAGCTCAAGGATTTGGCATCATGTCTATCCCAACTTTGATGTTCAAAAAAGATGGTGAAGAAGTGAAACGTATTGTTGGTGTGCAAAGTAAAGCACAACTTAAAGCTGTAATCGCTGAGTTATCATAA
- a CDS encoding endonuclease MutS2: protein MNKKILKILEYDKVKSQFLNDLTTAQGKEELTELLPLTDQNKIQLLFDELSDFRILTQENGLLNLSKTTDLTEILRRLELDGELNGKEFVEIKKLVQLGVNIARYFDAAENVEIPTLQLTLDKVVDLSVLTKKLEIFDNAGSLYDNASSDLLRIRGAIKRYQSDIRKIMQEMLTKNLSVLTENVITIRNDRQVLPVKAENKNKIPGVVHDMSASGQTLYIEPNVVVALNNNLNQKRIEEKNEISRLYRELSAELKPYTTEIRQNAWLVGHIDLTRAKYLYLTKHKATIPTLTEEKDITLFEARHPLIDSNTVVANDIKFSADLNTIVITGPNTGGKTITLKTVGLLSALAQSGLPILAGEGSRVHLFDEIFADIGDEQSIEQSLSTFSSHMTNIVHILEKADDNSLVLFDELGAGTDPKEGAALAIAILEQLRRAGIKTIASTHYPELKAYGVETDSVINASMEFDIDKMQPTYHLQLGVPGRSNALEISRRLGLSAEIIKEASSQISDEEHDVNHMIQSLEEKTREVIKSANHIKKVERENIALHRDLTRVYNQINREREMELEKAHKEAQELVKKASLEAQEILKNLNDKATLKPHEIIAARAELEALAPTIDFSQNKVLKKAKAKRGLKQGAEVNVMSFGQRGKLIRLEKDGRWTVQMGSITTKLAESQFEVIETEEQKQAKTKNITKKVSSKVKAQLDLRGLRYEEAELELDNYIDQALLANLMQITIVHGIGTGVIREMVQKKLQKNRHIKSYEYAPINAGGSGATIAILK from the coding sequence ATGAATAAAAAAATCTTAAAAATATTAGAGTATGATAAAGTTAAATCACAATTTTTGAATGATTTGACAACCGCTCAAGGGAAAGAAGAACTGACAGAACTTCTCCCACTTACTGACCAAAATAAAATTCAGCTTCTTTTTGATGAACTTTCTGATTTCCGTATTCTCACGCAAGAAAACGGACTTTTAAATCTATCAAAAACAACAGACTTGACAGAAATTCTTAGGCGATTAGAGCTTGATGGAGAACTTAACGGCAAGGAATTTGTCGAAATAAAAAAATTGGTTCAGCTTGGCGTCAATATTGCACGATATTTTGATGCAGCTGAGAATGTAGAAATACCAACCTTACAACTCACTTTGGATAAAGTCGTTGATTTGTCAGTACTGACAAAAAAACTAGAAATCTTTGATAATGCTGGGAGTCTTTATGATAATGCGTCATCGGATTTACTCCGTATTCGAGGTGCCATCAAGCGTTATCAGTCTGATATCCGTAAAATCATGCAAGAAATGCTGACAAAGAACCTGTCAGTGCTGACAGAAAATGTCATCACTATCCGTAATGACCGTCAAGTGCTTCCCGTCAAAGCAGAAAATAAAAACAAGATTCCAGGTGTTGTTCACGATATGTCAGCGAGTGGGCAAACGCTTTATATCGAGCCAAATGTTGTAGTAGCACTAAATAACAATCTCAATCAAAAACGCATCGAAGAAAAAAATGAAATTTCACGTCTCTACCGAGAATTATCAGCAGAGTTAAAACCTTACACCACAGAAATTCGTCAAAACGCTTGGTTAGTTGGACACATTGACCTCACTCGAGCAAAGTATCTTTATCTGACAAAACATAAAGCAACTATTCCAACACTTACAGAGGAAAAAGATATTACGCTTTTTGAAGCGCGCCATCCTTTGATTGATTCTAATACTGTTGTAGCAAATGATATAAAATTCTCAGCAGATTTGAACACAATTGTGATTACAGGGCCGAATACAGGTGGTAAAACGATTACACTCAAGACTGTAGGACTGCTTTCTGCTTTAGCACAGTCAGGTTTGCCAATTTTGGCAGGTGAAGGAAGTCGTGTTCATCTTTTTGATGAAATCTTTGCAGACATTGGAGATGAACAATCTATCGAGCAAAGTTTATCAACATTTTCTAGTCACATGACAAATATTGTTCACATTCTTGAAAAAGCAGACGATAACAGTCTAGTATTATTTGATGAACTTGGTGCTGGTACTGATCCGAAAGAAGGAGCAGCGCTTGCGATTGCCATCCTAGAGCAACTTCGTCGTGCAGGAATCAAGACAATAGCAAGTACACACTATCCAGAGTTGAAAGCCTATGGTGTGGAAACAGATAGCGTCATCAATGCTAGTATGGAGTTTGATATTGACAAGATGCAGCCTACTTACCATCTTCAACTTGGTGTTCCAGGGCGTTCAAATGCATTAGAAATATCAAGAAGATTGGGACTTTCTGCCGAAATTATCAAAGAAGCAAGCAGTCAGATCTCGGATGAAGAGCATGACGTGAATCACATGATTCAAAGTCTTGAAGAAAAAACGCGTGAGGTCATTAAAAGTGCTAATCATATTAAAAAAGTGGAACGCGAAAATATAGCACTTCATAGAGATTTAACGCGGGTCTACAATCAAATTAATCGTGAGCGTGAGATGGAGCTTGAAAAAGCCCATAAAGAAGCTCAAGAACTTGTGAAAAAGGCAAGTCTTGAAGCTCAAGAGATTCTCAAAAACCTTAATGATAAAGCAACCCTCAAACCTCATGAAATTATTGCAGCAAGGGCAGAGCTTGAAGCACTTGCTCCAACGATTGATTTTAGTCAAAACAAGGTACTCAAAAAAGCTAAAGCAAAACGTGGCCTCAAACAAGGAGCTGAGGTCAATGTCATGAGTTTTGGACAAAGAGGAAAGCTCATTCGTCTCGAAAAAGATGGACGTTGGACTGTTCAAATGGGCTCAATTACGACAAAACTTGCAGAAAGCCAATTTGAAGTAATTGAAACAGAAGAACAAAAACAAGCAAAAACTAAAAATATTACCAAAAAAGTATCCAGCAAAGTCAAAGCGCAGCTTGACTTGCGTGGTTTGAGGTATGAAGAGGCAGAGCTTGAGTTGGACAACTATATTGACCAAGCACTGCTTGCAAATTTGATGCAGATTACGATTGTTCACGGAATCGGTACAGGAGTAATCAGAGAAATGGTACAGAAAAAACTTCAGAAAAATCGTCACATTAAATCATACGAATATGCGCCGATTAACGCTGGTGGGTCAGGGGCAACAATCGCAATATTGAAGTAA
- a CDS encoding CvpA family protein produces the protein MLLNLIILIALIWAFMIGYSRGLILQAIYSFGTILSAIVAANNYKGLAKQISMWIPFSSATENSHLLLFSNDLLFHLDEAFYAGVAFLMIFVVVYVIIRLIGLFLRFTMKPLGKNGKIIAGVLGLAATYFGLQMLLITLSLVPLATVQSHIDASFLARFMVLHTPITSGLLQNLFIENIVHINPLS, from the coding sequence ATGTTATTAAATTTGATTATTTTAATTGCACTTATTTGGGCATTTATGATTGGCTACTCACGTGGTCTGATTTTGCAAGCTATTTATAGCTTTGGAACAATTCTTTCAGCGATTGTCGCAGCGAATAACTATAAAGGACTTGCCAAGCAGATTAGTATGTGGATTCCTTTTTCAAGTGCTACAGAAAACTCACATCTTTTGCTGTTTAGCAATGACTTGCTTTTTCATCTAGATGAAGCATTCTATGCGGGAGTAGCCTTTCTGATGATTTTTGTAGTTGTTTATGTTATCATCCGACTCATTGGACTTTTTCTACGATTCACCATGAAACCACTAGGAAAAAATGGTAAGATTATTGCAGGAGTATTAGGCCTTGCAGCGACCTATTTTGGATTGCAAATGCTGCTCATTACCCTGAGCTTAGTGCCGCTTGCAACGGTTCAGAGTCATATTGATGCAAGCTTTCTTGCCAGATTCATGGTATTACATACACCAATAACATCAGGATTACTTCAAAATTTATTTATTGAAAATATTGTCCACATTAATCCACTTAGTTAA
- a CDS encoding NAD(P)/FAD-dependent oxidoreductase, which yields MQNVDLIIVGAGPVGLYAAFYAGMRGLSVAMIESAEVAGGQPQNLYPEKLIYDVAGLPVISGINLTQNLLEQVARVPHELFLGESVQKIEKVTDGFFVSTDKEKRSAKAVLLTTGAGLLTPRKLGLEHEEQFAKSGKISYFIRSLEEFRGKRVAVLGGGDSALDWSLMLENIAEKVHLIHRRTAFRAHEITVEQVSESSVEIYVPYTLSALTETGLLLTKVKSDEKVNLSVDKILVNYGFVTNHIDLIDEIELSRNGRVKTNREQQSNIEGLYAAGDASDYIGKVPLMSVGFGEAVTAINAMTKVLTLDHAIRKGHSSSLF from the coding sequence ATGCAGAATGTAGATTTGATTATTGTTGGAGCGGGTCCTGTTGGACTTTATGCAGCATTTTACGCTGGAATGCGAGGTTTATCTGTGGCAATGATTGAGTCTGCGGAAGTTGCAGGGGGACAACCACAAAATCTATACCCTGAAAAATTGATTTATGATGTTGCAGGATTGCCTGTAATTTCAGGAATTAATTTGACCCAAAACCTTTTAGAACAAGTGGCACGAGTGCCTCACGAGCTTTTTCTAGGCGAATCTGTTCAAAAAATTGAAAAAGTTACTGACGGATTTTTTGTCAGCACTGACAAGGAAAAAAGAAGTGCAAAAGCGGTGTTATTAACGACAGGAGCTGGACTTTTGACCCCGAGAAAGCTAGGGTTGGAACACGAGGAACAATTTGCTAAATCTGGAAAAATATCGTATTTTATCCGGTCGCTCGAAGAATTCCGAGGAAAAAGGGTTGCAGTGCTTGGAGGTGGAGATTCTGCTTTGGACTGGTCATTGATGCTTGAAAATATTGCAGAAAAAGTGCATCTTATTCATCGGAGGACCGCATTTCGAGCTCATGAAATTACTGTTGAGCAAGTATCTGAGTCAAGTGTGGAAATTTATGTTCCTTATACCCTGTCAGCACTGACAGAAACAGGATTGTTGCTGACAAAAGTAAAATCTGACGAAAAAGTCAATTTGTCAGTAGATAAGATACTTGTCAATTATGGTTTTGTGACGAATCACATTGATTTGATTGATGAGATTGAGCTAAGTCGCAATGGTCGTGTGAAAACAAACCGTGAACAGCAGTCAAATATTGAGGGACTTTATGCTGCTGGAGATGCGAGTGATTACATAGGTAAAGTCCCTCTGATGTCGGTTGGCTTTGGAGAAGCAGTCACAGCAATCAATGCAATGACAAAAGTTTTGACGCTAGATCATGCCATAAGAAAAGGACATTCCTCATCACTCTTCTGA
- the ccpA gene encoding catabolite control protein A produces the protein MVESTTTIYDVARVAGVSMATVSRVVNGNANVKEKTRQKVLDAIAELDYRPNAVARGLASKRTTTVGVILPTITSTYFAAITRGVDDIASMYKYNMILANSDNDVEKEGKILETFLSKQVDGIVYMGSSLDEEVRTALKNTRTPVVLVGTIDGDKELPSVNIDYHLSAYQATTKLAKNGNKKIGYIMGSLTDAENIERMVGYQEALIESGLEFDEELVFEGNYSYEQGKVLVERLLDRGVTGVVVAHDTVAVGVLSALMAKGVKVPEDFEIIAGSNSPITQYTYPSLTSVNQPLYDLGAVAMRLLTKLMLKEEVEENQLILDHEIIERQSTK, from the coding sequence ATGGTAGAATCAACAACAACAATTTATGACGTGGCACGTGTCGCTGGAGTTTCAATGGCAACGGTTAGCCGTGTTGTAAACGGGAATGCAAATGTGAAAGAGAAGACGCGCCAGAAGGTTTTGGATGCTATCGCAGAGCTTGACTATCGTCCAAATGCGGTAGCACGTGGTCTTGCAAGTAAGCGCACAACAACAGTGGGCGTTATCTTGCCAACCATCACTTCAACTTATTTTGCAGCAATTACACGTGGAGTTGATGATATCGCTTCCATGTATAAATACAACATGATTTTAGCTAACAGTGATAATGATGTTGAAAAAGAAGGGAAAATTCTTGAAACTTTTCTGTCTAAGCAAGTTGATGGAATCGTATACATGGGGTCGTCTTTAGATGAAGAGGTACGTACCGCGCTAAAAAATACGCGTACACCAGTTGTGCTAGTTGGGACAATTGATGGAGATAAAGAACTTCCATCAGTCAATATTGACTATCATCTGTCTGCTTATCAAGCAACAACAAAACTTGCTAAAAATGGAAATAAGAAAATTGGTTATATCATGGGTTCATTGACTGATGCTGAAAACATTGAACGCATGGTTGGTTATCAAGAAGCTTTGATTGAATCTGGTCTTGAGTTTGACGAAGAATTAGTATTTGAAGGCAATTATAGTTATGAACAAGGGAAGGTTTTGGTCGAACGTTTACTTGATAGAGGAGTAACAGGCGTTGTTGTGGCTCATGATACGGTCGCAGTTGGCGTTTTATCGGCTTTGATGGCTAAGGGAGTCAAAGTACCTGAGGACTTTGAAATTATTGCAGGAAGTAATTCACCAATTACGCAATATACTTACCCAAGCTTAACATCTGTTAATCAGCCACTCTATGATTTAGGTGCGGTTGCAATGCGTCTTTTGACAAAATTGATGCTTAAAGAAGAAGTGGAAGAAAATCAATTGATTTTGGACCATGAAATCATTGAACGTCAATCCACAAAATAA
- a CDS encoding M24 family metallopeptidase: MSKIERISDFLNEKEVDMTFITNPTTLNYLTSLAIDPHERIAGLMIFRDSTPMLFTPALEVEKAKEKTNGFDIFGYEDAQNPWEVIKNHVKATVKSIAVEFSDIPLSKIEGLKAQFGENIEFVNLTPLVERMRLIKSADEIEKMKIAGDFADKCFEIGFTTAAERNGVTESDIVAKIEYEMKRMGVPQMSFETIVLSGARAANPHGVPEEVKIQENKLLLFDLGVMSHGYASDATRTIAIGTPSEFDAEIHKIVLEAQLAAMDFIKPGVSAIEVDKVARDVITKAGYGEYFNHRLGHGIGMDVHEFPSIGGSEDIIVEKGMCFSDEPGIYIPGKVGVRIEDCIYVTDSGCESFTHTNKDLMIF; encoded by the coding sequence TTGAGCAAAATTGAACGTATTTCAGATTTTCTGAACGAAAAAGAAGTCGATATGACTTTTATCACCAACCCAACGACTCTCAATTATCTGACTAGCCTTGCAATCGACCCACACGAACGCATTGCTGGACTGATGATTTTTAGAGATTCAACACCTATGCTTTTTACTCCAGCTCTAGAAGTTGAAAAAGCAAAAGAAAAAACAAATGGCTTTGATATTTTTGGTTACGAAGATGCTCAAAATCCTTGGGAAGTAATCAAAAATCATGTCAAAGCAACTGTAAAATCAATCGCTGTTGAATTTTCTGACATTCCTCTCTCAAAAATAGAAGGGCTGAAAGCACAATTTGGCGAAAATATCGAATTTGTCAACCTCACACCACTCGTTGAGCGGATGCGCCTGATTAAATCTGCTGATGAGATTGAAAAAATGAAGATTGCAGGAGATTTTGCAGACAAATGTTTTGAAATTGGCTTCACAACAGCCGCTGAGCGCAACGGTGTAACTGAATCTGATATCGTCGCAAAAATTGAATACGAAATGAAGCGCATGGGTGTACCCCAAATGAGCTTTGAAACTATCGTTTTATCAGGAGCTAGAGCTGCCAATCCACACGGTGTTCCAGAAGAAGTCAAGATACAAGAAAACAAACTTTTGCTCTTTGACCTTGGAGTGATGAGTCATGGTTATGCCTCTGATGCTACACGAACAATTGCGATTGGAACACCTTCCGAATTTGATGCAGAGATTCACAAAATTGTTCTCGAAGCACAGCTTGCTGCTATGGATTTCATTAAACCAGGTGTTTCTGCTATTGAAGTTGATAAAGTCGCGCGAGATGTGATTACTAAAGCAGGTTATGGTGAATATTTCAACCATCGTCTTGGTCATGGGATTGGAATGGATGTTCATGAGTTTCCATCAATTGGTGGTTCAGAAGACATCATCGTCGAAAAAGGGATGTGTTTTTCTGACGAACCTGGTATTTATATTCCTGGTAAAGTTGGTGTTCGGATTGAAGACTGTATCTATGTGACCGATTCTGGTTGTGAAAGCTTCACGCATACTAATAAAGATTTAATGATTTTCTAA